In Calothrix sp. PCC 7507, one DNA window encodes the following:
- a CDS encoding TatD family hydrolase — protein MQLIDTHVHLNFDIFQPDLASVRSRWQEAGVVHLVHSCVEPSEFASIQAIAHQFPELSFAVGLHPLDASQWNDQIAEQILSLASSDSKVVAIGEMGLDLHKADNYEQQRLVFEAQLAIASKLNLPVIIHCRNAAPQLKEVLQKWQESTGEEIRGVMHCWGGTPEEIQWFVDLGFYISFSGTVTFKNAKQIQSSAAVVRSDRLLIETDCPFLAPVPKRGERRNEPAYVRYVAEHVAQLRGETVEAIAAQTTKNACELFGLVL, from the coding sequence ATGCAGCTGATTGACACCCACGTTCATCTTAACTTCGATATTTTCCAGCCAGATTTAGCATCAGTGCGATCGCGGTGGCAAGAAGCAGGCGTAGTGCATTTAGTACATTCTTGTGTCGAGCCATCAGAATTTGCCAGCATTCAAGCCATAGCACACCAGTTCCCCGAACTTAGCTTTGCCGTGGGATTGCATCCATTAGATGCGAGCCAATGGAACGATCAGATAGCCGAGCAAATTTTATCCCTCGCTAGTTCTGACTCAAAAGTAGTAGCGATTGGGGAAATGGGGCTAGATTTGCACAAAGCAGATAACTATGAGCAACAGCGCCTAGTATTTGAAGCGCAGCTGGCGATCGCATCAAAGCTTAACTTACCTGTGATTATTCACTGCCGAAATGCAGCACCACAGTTAAAAGAAGTTTTACAAAAATGGCAGGAGTCCACAGGAGAAGAGATTCGGGGTGTAATGCATTGTTGGGGTGGAACGCCAGAGGAAATCCAATGGTTCGTTGACTTAGGCTTTTACATTAGCTTTAGTGGAACAGTAACGTTCAAAAACGCCAAACAAATACAATCTTCAGCAGCTGTGGTGAGAAGCGATCGCCTCCTAATTGAGACAGACTGTCCTTTCCTCGCTCCAGTACCCAAACGGGGTGAACGACGTAATGAACCTGCTTATGTCCGTTATGTAGCGGAACACGTAGCGCAATTGCGTGGGGAAACTGTCGAGGCGATCGCTGCTCAAACCACTAAAAACGCTTGCGAACTATTTGGTCTCGTACTCTAA